A region of Pseudarthrobacter sp. NIBRBAC000502770 DNA encodes the following proteins:
- a CDS encoding pyridoxamine 5'-phosphate oxidase family protein, protein MTDAQSISKVTEIINDSKIGMVTTINEEGALVSRPLAVQEVKDDGDMWFFTGLGTSQVAHVRADPRVNVAFGKNTEWVSVAGTAEVVTDRAKIHEMWNQVVEAWFPDGPDTPEVCLLRVDSDSAEYWTSPGGTAATVLQWVKSKVTNSRMSVGESGTVEL, encoded by the coding sequence ATGACTGACGCGCAGAGCATCAGCAAGGTTACTGAGATCATCAACGATTCCAAGATCGGTATGGTCACCACCATCAACGAAGAAGGCGCCCTCGTCAGCCGCCCGCTGGCCGTCCAGGAGGTTAAGGACGACGGCGACATGTGGTTCTTCACCGGGCTCGGCACCTCGCAGGTTGCCCATGTCCGGGCTGATCCCCGCGTCAACGTCGCCTTCGGCAAGAACACCGAATGGGTTTCCGTTGCAGGGACCGCCGAGGTGGTCACCGACCGCGCCAAGATCCACGAGATGTGGAACCAGGTTGTCGAAGCATGGTTCCCGGACGGTCCGGACACCCCCGAGGTCTGCCTCCTCCGGGTGGACTCGGATTCGGCGGAGTACTGGACCAGTCCGGGCGGCACTGCCGCAACGGTCCTGCAGTGGGTCAAGTCCAAGGTGACGAACAGCCGCATGAGCGTTGGCGAAAGCGGCACCGTGGAGCTGTAA
- a CDS encoding VOC family protein has translation MRLKMCSIHVQDPAAAHAFYTGTLGFDTLMAMPEYNLYIIKDPGAGDSSVGLLLEPSDNPIGASYMNAVREAGLPAIVFGVPDVQAEYDRLMAAGVSFKTPPTTDSFGTSAVFDDGCGNYVQIHQD, from the coding sequence ATGCGACTCAAAATGTGCAGCATCCACGTCCAGGACCCCGCGGCCGCCCATGCCTTTTACACCGGCACACTCGGCTTCGACACCCTGATGGCCATGCCGGAGTACAACCTGTACATCATTAAGGATCCGGGAGCGGGGGACAGCTCCGTGGGACTGCTCCTGGAACCCAGCGACAACCCCATCGGCGCCAGTTACATGAACGCCGTCCGCGAGGCCGGCCTTCCTGCCATCGTGTTCGGCGTCCCCGATGTCCAGGCGGAGTATGACCGGCTGATGGCCGCCGGGGTGAGTTTCAAGACGCCGCCCACCACTGATTCATTCGGGACCAGCGCCGTGTTCGACGACGGCTGCGGCAACTACGTCCAAATCCACCAGGACTAA
- a CDS encoding DUF5997 family protein — translation MTSANSQSMKPATVAKKLGIYLPATPQEFQDSSITREEFAELQANPPEWLAELRRNGPHPRPVVAQKLNVSISGLARGGVEEALTTAEITALLQAPPQWLVTERATHAAVRAEAQRVKDEAAKKQAKKDRAQA, via the coding sequence ATGACCTCTGCAAACTCCCAGTCCATGAAGCCGGCCACCGTTGCCAAGAAACTTGGCATCTACCTGCCGGCCACCCCGCAGGAGTTCCAGGATTCATCGATTACCCGCGAGGAATTTGCCGAACTCCAGGCCAACCCGCCGGAATGGCTTGCCGAACTCCGCCGCAACGGGCCGCACCCCCGCCCGGTGGTGGCGCAGAAGCTGAACGTTTCCATCAGCGGCCTGGCCCGCGGCGGCGTGGAGGAAGCCCTCACGACGGCGGAGATCACCGCGCTGCTGCAGGCGCCCCCGCAGTGGCTCGTCACCGAGCGCGCCACGCACGCGGCCGTCCGCGCCGAGGCCCAGCGGGTCAAGGACGAGGCCGCGAAGAAGCAGGCCAAGAAGGACCGCGCCCAGGCCTGA
- a CDS encoding LysR family substrate-binding domain-containing protein encodes MAGFMDWEFAEVMLQGYPGGGYCEDVPADNTPTPDGQPTPDDAAQRVLRIAYVAGVTPGKWIRRWEERMPDIPLEAFMVDDGVQRDVLDDGRAHMAFVRLPIEREGLSVIPLYEEQPVVVAPKGHEISVFEEVALADLAQESFLDPATLGGPDPALQVVASGAGLVILPMSVARHFNVKDTVARRLTGAGGTEIALAWPAEATDEVLEEFIGVVRGRTAQSSRQPSAQPQKVKKEPKPDRRGTGTKKAPKVAQRYAPNPDKGRGKGSRKKGKR; translated from the coding sequence GTGGCCGGCTTCATGGACTGGGAGTTTGCAGAGGTCATGCTTCAAGGGTATCCGGGCGGCGGGTACTGTGAAGACGTGCCCGCCGACAATACCCCCACGCCCGATGGCCAGCCCACCCCTGACGATGCGGCCCAGCGCGTGTTGCGCATCGCGTACGTGGCAGGGGTGACGCCGGGCAAGTGGATCCGCCGCTGGGAAGAGCGGATGCCGGATATTCCCCTTGAAGCATTCATGGTCGACGACGGCGTGCAGCGTGACGTGCTGGACGACGGCAGGGCGCACATGGCATTTGTCCGTCTTCCCATTGAGCGCGAAGGCCTCAGCGTTATCCCGCTGTACGAGGAGCAGCCCGTGGTGGTTGCCCCGAAAGGCCATGAGATCTCGGTGTTCGAGGAGGTGGCCCTTGCCGACCTCGCACAGGAATCCTTCCTTGATCCTGCAACCCTGGGCGGACCGGATCCGGCCCTCCAGGTGGTGGCCTCCGGAGCCGGCCTGGTGATCCTTCCGATGTCAGTGGCGCGCCACTTCAACGTCAAAGACACGGTGGCGCGCAGGCTTACAGGGGCGGGGGGGACCGAAATCGCCCTGGCCTGGCCTGCGGAGGCCACGGACGAGGTGCTGGAGGAGTTCATCGGCGTGGTCCGAGGCCGCACCGCGCAGAGCTCCCGCCAGCCCTCCGCGCAGCCGCAGAAGGTCAAGAAGGAACCCAAGCCGGACCGCCGCGGCACAGGCACCAAGAAAGCGCCCAAGGTGGCACAGCGCTATGCCCCCAACCCGGACAAGGGCCGCGGCAAGGGGTCCCGCAAGAAGGGCAAGCGCTAG
- a CDS encoding DUF3618 domain-containing protein encodes MSENPDAIRADIEATRARLGTNVDAVADKVTPSNIVHRQTDKVRDAVTGVKEKIMGAADHATTKVHDTTATGTGHTTNALNTAGDNLHQAGDAVSAKLSDAGQAVSNAPDQVKAKTAGNPLAAGLIAFGAGMLISSLIPASEKEREAADQLKTAAQPLATQVTDAAKTMAQDLKEPAQEAMDNVKATATDAAHNVKTEGQNAATDVKDRATDAKDNIQNT; translated from the coding sequence ATGAGCGAAAACCCCGATGCCATCCGCGCAGACATAGAAGCCACCCGGGCCCGCCTGGGCACCAACGTCGACGCCGTGGCCGACAAAGTCACCCCGTCCAACATCGTCCACCGCCAAACCGACAAGGTCCGCGACGCCGTGACCGGGGTGAAGGAGAAAATCATGGGCGCAGCAGACCACGCCACCACCAAGGTCCACGACACCACCGCCACCGGGACCGGGCACACCACCAACGCCCTAAACACCGCCGGGGACAACCTCCACCAGGCAGGAGACGCGGTCTCCGCGAAACTCTCCGACGCCGGCCAGGCCGTCTCCAACGCCCCGGACCAGGTCAAAGCCAAAACCGCCGGGAACCCCCTGGCCGCCGGGCTCATCGCGTTCGGCGCCGGCATGCTCATCTCCTCCCTGATCCCCGCCAGCGAGAAAGAACGCGAAGCCGCGGACCAACTCAAAACCGCCGCCCAGCCCCTGGCCACCCAGGTCACCGACGCCGCCAAAACCATGGCCCAGGACCTCAAGGAACCCGCCCAGGAAGCCATGGACAACGTCAAAGCCACCGCCACCGACGCCGCCCACAACGTCAAAACCGAAGGCCAAAACGCCGCCACCGACGTCAAAGACCGCGCCACAGACGCCAAAGACAACATCCAAAACACCTAG
- a CDS encoding phage holin family protein, with translation MSSQIPEPPPSAAHVKADNASIGELLGDVTRDLSTLMRQEVELAKAELKQSTSRAGKGAGMLAGAGVGGHFVLVFLSLALMFALGAVMALGWAALIVAVLWAIIAAVLASIGRKELKQIKGLPQTGETLAEIPPTLKPGEVNR, from the coding sequence ATGAGCAGCCAGATTCCGGAGCCGCCGCCCAGCGCGGCGCATGTGAAAGCGGATAACGCCTCGATCGGTGAACTCCTCGGGGACGTGACCCGTGACCTGTCCACCCTGATGCGCCAGGAAGTGGAACTGGCCAAGGCCGAACTCAAACAATCCACCTCCCGCGCGGGCAAAGGCGCCGGCATGCTCGCCGGCGCCGGCGTGGGCGGCCACTTCGTCCTGGTCTTCCTCTCCCTGGCCCTGATGTTCGCCCTCGGCGCCGTCATGGCCCTGGGCTGGGCGGCGCTGATCGTCGCCGTGCTCTGGGCCATCATCGCCGCCGTCCTGGCCTCCATCGGCCGGAAGGAACTCAAACAGATCAAGGGCCTGCCCCAAACCGGGGAAACCCTCGCAGAAATACCCCCAACCCTAAAACCAGGTGAGGTAAACCGATGA
- a CDS encoding MarR family transcriptional regulator, whose translation MIALEGLTGGPLNQEQLADAIRVQSQTLGRVLTRLENTGLITRTRRTSDRRQLKVELTDAGVAAVEAARQAEVNAYPDDPDIGWNVLRKELTKFVRAVPPGRDTDVVPFAPPEHRTGHRPQAGRAAGMRGWEQPRQN comes from the coding sequence GTGATCGCACTGGAAGGCCTCACCGGGGGCCCACTGAACCAGGAACAGCTTGCCGACGCCATCAGGGTCCAGAGCCAGACGCTGGGCAGGGTCCTCACGCGCCTGGAAAATACAGGACTCATCACCAGGACCCGCCGGACCTCGGACCGCCGCCAGCTGAAGGTGGAGCTGACGGATGCCGGTGTGGCAGCCGTCGAAGCGGCGCGGCAAGCGGAGGTTAACGCCTATCCCGATGATCCGGACATTGGCTGGAACGTACTCCGGAAGGAACTCACCAAGTTTGTCCGCGCCGTCCCGCCCGGCCGGGACACCGACGTGGTCCCGTTCGCACCGCCGGAACACCGTACGGGGCACCGCCCCCAAGCCGGCCGGGCAGCCGGCATGCGGGGCTGGGAACAGCCGCGCCAAAACTGA
- a CDS encoding D-arabinono-1,4-lactone oxidase, whose product MKNWAGNLEYSSADVRRPESVAELAAIVAASPRVKALGSRHSFNRVGDTDGVHVLLDALPQRVDLDPSRGTVRVSGGVSYGALCRTLEESGVAIHNLASLPHISVAGAVQTGTHGSGVNNQSLAGAVESIDLVRASGEQVTLTREDGDEFLASVVGVGAVGIVTGLELAVQPSFRMRQRVLEDLPWDNALADFSTIVSAAYSVSLFTDYGGSAVNQVWLKALDGELPLPSLFGATAALQPRHPLPEMSAENCTAQLDEPGLWLDRLPHFRHEFTPSNGDELQSEFILPIEHAPAALQAVRALAEGLTPLLFVSEIRTGAADEFWLSPFHRQQSVALHFTWKPLQPEVEAFLPVLEEALRPFGARPHWGKLFTPDGHDWEALYPRFADFRAFAAGHDPEGKFRNRLLDSILGVPARR is encoded by the coding sequence ATGAAGAACTGGGCAGGAAACCTCGAATACTCCTCGGCTGATGTCAGGCGGCCGGAGTCCGTTGCGGAGCTGGCGGCCATCGTGGCCGCTTCGCCACGGGTCAAGGCCCTGGGGTCACGGCACTCGTTCAACCGCGTGGGTGACACTGACGGGGTCCACGTGCTGCTTGATGCGCTGCCGCAGCGGGTGGACCTGGACCCCAGCCGTGGCACGGTGCGCGTCAGTGGTGGCGTCAGTTACGGGGCACTGTGCCGGACCCTTGAGGAGTCCGGCGTGGCAATCCACAACCTGGCCTCGCTGCCGCACATCTCGGTGGCAGGTGCTGTGCAGACCGGCACCCACGGCTCGGGCGTGAACAACCAGTCCCTCGCCGGGGCCGTGGAATCGATCGACCTGGTGCGGGCGTCCGGCGAGCAGGTAACGCTGACCCGGGAGGACGGGGACGAGTTCCTGGCCAGCGTGGTGGGAGTCGGAGCCGTTGGCATCGTCACCGGCCTGGAACTGGCAGTGCAGCCCAGCTTCAGGATGCGCCAGCGGGTCCTCGAAGACCTGCCGTGGGACAACGCCCTGGCCGATTTCAGCACTATTGTGTCGGCCGCCTACAGCGTGAGCCTGTTTACGGACTACGGGGGCTCCGCGGTCAACCAGGTATGGCTCAAGGCGCTGGACGGGGAGCTGCCGCTTCCCAGCCTGTTCGGGGCCACCGCCGCCCTGCAGCCGCGGCACCCCCTACCGGAAATGTCGGCGGAAAACTGCACGGCGCAGCTGGACGAACCCGGCCTGTGGCTGGACCGGCTGCCGCACTTCCGGCACGAGTTCACGCCGAGCAACGGAGACGAACTCCAGAGTGAGTTCATCCTTCCCATCGAACACGCCCCAGCCGCCCTCCAGGCCGTCCGCGCGCTGGCAGAAGGCCTCACGCCCCTGCTGTTCGTCTCGGAGATCCGCACCGGCGCCGCGGACGAGTTCTGGCTCAGCCCGTTCCACCGCCAGCAGAGCGTCGCGCTCCATTTCACCTGGAAGCCGCTGCAACCTGAGGTGGAGGCCTTCCTTCCAGTCCTTGAGGAGGCCCTGCGCCCCTTTGGCGCGAGGCCGCACTGGGGCAAGCTGTTCACGCCGGACGGCCATGACTGGGAGGCCCTGTACCCCCGCTTCGCAGATTTCCGTGCGTTTGCCGCCGGGCATGATCCCGAAGGCAAATTCCGGAACAGGCTGCTGGACAGCATCCTGGGTGTCCCGGCCCGGCGGTAG
- a CDS encoding pentapeptide repeat-containing protein, translating to MARPLANPAALRPDCSHCFALCCTAFGFARSADFAVDKPPATPCSNLATDFSCTIHDRLRARGFAGCTVFDCFGAGQAVSRRLFNGTSWREDPETATDMFTAFRILRQLHEMLWHLAQAATVAYSADTAIEVRQVESSVRKVAEGGLGEVLAADVATLHRQVGETLRWVSEEVRAGYIDDAPQPARLAPGSDLAGARLGGLALCGADLRGACLIAADLRGADLTAVDLLGADLRDARLDDADLSHALFLTQAQVAAARGSASTRLPAGLEQPAHWVP from the coding sequence ATGGCACGGCCTCTTGCCAACCCAGCCGCCCTTCGGCCTGACTGCTCACACTGCTTTGCCCTGTGCTGCACGGCCTTCGGTTTTGCCCGCTCCGCAGACTTTGCCGTCGACAAGCCGCCGGCCACGCCGTGCTCCAACCTCGCCACAGACTTTTCCTGCACCATCCATGACAGGCTCCGGGCACGCGGTTTTGCCGGCTGCACGGTCTTCGACTGCTTCGGCGCAGGGCAGGCCGTCAGCAGGCGGCTGTTCAACGGAACCTCGTGGCGGGAAGACCCGGAAACGGCAACGGACATGTTCACGGCCTTCCGGATCCTGCGCCAACTCCACGAAATGCTGTGGCACCTGGCCCAGGCGGCGACGGTGGCCTACAGCGCGGATACCGCAATCGAGGTGCGCCAGGTGGAGTCGAGCGTCCGGAAGGTCGCCGAAGGCGGGCTTGGCGAGGTCCTGGCAGCCGATGTCGCGACCCTCCACCGGCAAGTGGGCGAAACTCTGCGCTGGGTCAGTGAGGAGGTCCGCGCCGGGTATATCGACGATGCCCCACAGCCTGCCCGCCTGGCACCAGGCTCGGACCTTGCCGGAGCACGCCTGGGCGGGTTGGCGCTGTGCGGCGCAGATCTTCGCGGCGCCTGCCTGATCGCCGCCGACCTCCGCGGAGCAGACCTGACCGCAGTGGACCTGCTGGGCGCGGACCTGCGGGATGCAAGGCTCGACGACGCAGACCTCAGTCATGCCCTATTCCTCACCCAGGCGCAGGTTGCCGCCGCCCGCGGCAGCGCGTCCACCCGGCTCCCCGCAGGACTGGAACAGCCTGCCCACTGGGTCCCCTAA